A portion of the Bifidobacterium sp. ESL0800 genome contains these proteins:
- a CDS encoding GrpB family protein, whose translation MTDITNSGIDVCDAQSFSAAFRKSITTFDDAPAPQGMSPFVSGTETRRDIAVVPYDPSWPERFDRLRATIVEALGFRVLSIEHIGSTSVSGLAAKPVIDIDLTVADSDKEGSYVPALERSGFRLVIREPWWYGHRMFRGDNPACNLHVWSLGSPEAIRHLLFRNWLRMNEADRDWYGETKCKAAEYTAKTGELPSDYNRRKQETIRKIYKRVFEAAGLVDTSNNRSDGSDVAEG comes from the coding sequence ATGACAGATATAACAAACAGTGGTATTGATGTTTGCGACGCACAGTCTTTTTCAGCCGCCTTTCGCAAGTCAATTACGACATTTGATGACGCTCCCGCCCCTCAAGGCATGTCGCCGTTTGTCTCCGGTACAGAGACGAGGCGTGATATTGCTGTTGTCCCTTACGATCCGTCCTGGCCAGAACGTTTTGACCGGTTGCGGGCAACAATCGTCGAAGCACTTGGCTTTAGGGTTCTTTCCATTGAGCATATCGGTTCAACCTCTGTTTCAGGTTTGGCCGCGAAACCGGTGATTGACATCGATCTTACCGTTGCGGATTCGGACAAAGAAGGCTCATACGTTCCCGCGCTTGAGCGGTCGGGGTTTCGGCTGGTCATCCGTGAGCCATGGTGGTACGGGCATCGCATGTTCCGCGGCGACAATCCGGCATGCAACCTGCACGTCTGGTCGCTCGGCTCGCCCGAGGCCATACGACATCTGCTGTTCCGTAATTGGCTGCGCATGAATGAAGCCGACCGTGATTGGTATGGTGAGACAAAATGCAAGGCTGCCGAGTATACGGCCAAGACCGGTGAATTGCCATCGGATTACAATCGGCGCAAGCAGGAGACGATTCGCAAGATATACAAGAGGGTCTTCGAAGCCGCTGGACTCGTCGATACGAGCAATAACAGATCCGACGGTTCGGATGTGGCTGAAGGCTGA
- a CDS encoding Mrp/NBP35 family ATP-binding protein: MTDSGTIERQIEQRMYERLGHVIDPELGRSVTDLGMIPALEAEKSEDGENCYDLTVHVELTVPGCPLSKTISERIMQAVRSYPDATLTPHIEIGAMSREKLEKLVGELKAERRQNPFNKPGTKTRIFAVASGKGGVGKSSVTANLAATFSALGYDTAAIDADIYGFSLPALFGVHTRPTDLNGMLMPVVAWGVKMISIGMFAGADRAILWRGPRLQRSLEQFLADVWWGSPDVLLLDLAPGTGDMAISVAQALPNAELIVVTTPQPSASDVAVRSGLVALQVPMKVRGVVENMSYFDHKGERLRIFGEGGGQRVSDQLTDALGYDVPLLTQLPFQPAIREIDDSGRPAVLNSDGSLADTPVAEAFKSLATRLMR; this comes from the coding sequence ATGACGGATAGCGGCACGATTGAACGGCAAATCGAACAGCGGATGTATGAGCGTCTCGGCCATGTCATCGATCCTGAACTGGGCCGTTCCGTCACTGATTTGGGTATGATTCCCGCGCTTGAGGCCGAAAAAAGCGAAGACGGTGAAAACTGCTACGACCTGACCGTCCACGTCGAGCTCACCGTGCCGGGCTGCCCGCTTTCCAAGACCATCAGCGAACGCATCATGCAGGCGGTGCGGTCCTATCCCGATGCAACGTTGACGCCGCATATCGAAATCGGTGCGATGAGTCGCGAGAAACTAGAAAAACTGGTGGGCGAGCTCAAGGCCGAGCGACGGCAGAACCCCTTCAACAAGCCTGGAACGAAGACGCGTATTTTCGCTGTCGCCTCCGGCAAAGGCGGTGTGGGCAAGTCCTCGGTTACCGCCAACCTCGCGGCCACCTTCTCGGCGCTCGGTTATGACACTGCCGCCATCGACGCGGATATCTACGGGTTCTCCCTGCCGGCTCTATTCGGCGTGCATACGCGTCCCACGGACCTGAACGGCATGTTGATGCCGGTGGTCGCATGGGGGGTCAAGATGATCTCGATCGGCATGTTCGCCGGAGCCGACCGTGCGATCCTCTGGCGTGGCCCGCGGCTGCAGCGTTCGCTCGAGCAGTTCCTCGCCGACGTGTGGTGGGGCAGTCCTGACGTGCTGTTGCTCGATCTGGCGCCAGGCACCGGCGACATGGCCATCTCCGTGGCGCAGGCATTGCCCAACGCCGAGCTGATTGTCGTCACCACTCCGCAGCCCAGCGCCTCGGATGTCGCCGTCCGTTCCGGTTTGGTCGCCCTTCAGGTGCCGATGAAAGTGCGTGGCGTGGTGGAGAACATGAGCTATTTCGACCACAAAGGCGAACGCCTGCGTATCTTCGGCGAAGGTGGTGGCCAACGTGTCTCCGACCAACTGACCGACGCGCTGGGCTACGACGTCCCTCTCCTGACCCAGCTGCCCTTCCAACCCGCGATCCGTGAAATCGACGATTCCGGCCGTCCGGCTGTTCTCAATTCTGATGGCTCTCTCGCCGATACTCCTGTTGCCGAGGCCTTTAAGTCGTTGGCAACCCGATTGATGAGGTAG